One genomic region from Scomber scombrus chromosome 19, fScoSco1.1, whole genome shotgun sequence encodes:
- the LOC134001326 gene encoding cytosolic 5'-nucleotidase 1A-like: MKKNNTHLYLAASPGLEVQEALKEGIAAAIMNIPETAVEVSETQLRVDFDGDAVIFSDESENVFRDHGLAAFLEHEKKNVDVPMNDVWIVTN, from the exons ATGAAGAAGAACAATACTCATCTCTACCTGGCTGCTTCACCAGGGTTAGAGGTTCAAGAAGCATTGAAGGAAG GTATAGCAGCAGCTATCATGAACATCCCAGAGACAGCAGTGGAAGTGTCAGAGACTCAGCTGCGTGTTGACTTTGATGGTGATGCCGTCATCTTCTCTGATGAGTCGGAGAATGTTTTCAGAGATCATGGACTGGCAGCATTCCTTGAGCACGAGAAGAAAAATGTTGACGTGCCAATGAACGATGTATGGATAGtgacaaattaa
- the LOC134000976 gene encoding cytosolic 5'-nucleotidase 1A-like, which produces MNLNNGQTLTVGGQDLTRNGSNSRSSNRAPWEDARIVLKPSTPTRKPKPPKPENAITIAVSSRVLFNMEKEQQIYEQQGMEEYIKYQVEHETEPLSPGPAFSFVKALEAVNTQLRELYPESEELFDVVLMTNNHAYVGLRLINTINHHQLFIERFCMTGGNSPIGYLKAYHTNLYLSADASKVREALEEGIAAATMFTREKMKEVSETQLRVAFDGDAVLFSDESERIFKAHGLDKFFEHEKAHENKPLDHGPLKGFLEALGKLQKKFYGKGQRMDCPIRTYLVTARSAASSGTRALKTLRSWGLEIDEALFLAGAPKGPMLEKIRPHIFFDDQMFHVEGAAELGTVACHVPYGIAQRVAKKEMKDKETSSALK; this is translated from the exons ATGAATCTTAATAACGGACAAACTCTGACCGTTGGTGGACAGGACTTGACCAGGAATGGCAGCAACAGCAGGAGCAGCAATCGAGCCCCCTGGGAAGATGCTAGGATAGTTTTGAAGCCCTCCACCCCCACCAGGAAACCTAAACCA CCTAAGCCGGAGAATGCCATCACTATCGCTGTGTCGTCGAGAGTCCTCTTCAACATGGAGAAGGAGCAGCAGATTTACGAGCAGCAAGGCATGGAGGAGTACATCAAGTATCAGGTGGAACATGAAACGGAGCCTCTCAGCCCCGGCCCTGCCTTCTCCTTTGTCAAg GCTCTGGAGGCTGTGAACACTCAACTGAGGGAGCTTTATCCCGAGAGCGAGGAGCTCTTTGATGTGGTGCTCATGACCAATAACCACGCATATGTTGGCCTGCGACTCATCAATACCATTAATCACCACC AGTTGTTCATCGAGCGCTTCTGTATGACTGGGGGAAACAGTCCCATAGGTTACCTGAAGGCTTACCACACTAACTTATACCTGTCTGCTGATGCATCAAAGGTTCGAGAAGCTCTGGAGGAAG gTATAGCAGCAGCCACCATGTTCACCCgagagaagatgaaggaagtGTCGGAGACTCAGCTACGTGTTGCATTCGATGGCGACGCCGTCCTCTTCTCTGATGAGTCCGAACGCATTTTTAAGGCCCACGGACTGGACAAGTTCTTTGAGCACGAGAAGGCACACGAAAACAAGCCACTGGACCAT GGGCCACTGAAGGGCTTCCTGGAGGCTTTAGGAAAGCTGCAGAAGAAGTTTTATGGCAAAGGCCAGCGCATGGACTGCCCTATCCGCACCTACCTGGTGACAGCTCGCAGCGCAGCCAGTTCTGGTACCAGAGCCCTAAAAACTCTTCGCTCATGGGGATTAGAGATTGATGAGGCTCTCTTTCTGGCAGGGGCACCCAAGGGTCCCATGCTAGAGAAGATCCGACCACATATTTTCTTTGATGACCAGATGTTTCATGTGGAAGGAGCAGCGGAGCTGGGGACAGTGGCATGTCATGTGCCCTATGGGATTGCTCAGAGAGTTGctaagaaagaaatgaaggacaAAGAGACATCATCAGCACTCAAGTAA